In one window of Ptiloglossa arizonensis isolate GNS036 chromosome 5, iyPtiAriz1_principal, whole genome shotgun sequence DNA:
- the L(3)mbt gene encoding lethal (3) malignant brain tumor isoform X4: MDEEIVVDDVDENSSTEAQQSDDPTTPVMPLLYIQQSKLRSAPPTTTNQTLVSQIINPVNNQIVTGQNKVFIQGPSQVTTSQSKQHIVIHRPINTVSTTTTSQGQKHILLRKSNASTAQIVPLSTSQGNQTNAQAGKHTFAYLGTLIKPNKSRESVVIPAGALTTTQIAKPKLVIAPVISQLAQTSTSTTTGSQSQPSKHMANLLLPVSIPQQSGQTKPSMFNLKINNGQISTESKGTITVLRESKTTNSATHPPPLHPIAKMSLLNANKGNNNSTDSIKITENPDSAVITPIPKKDDIGMPEKRKKTISNILRGSNEKRLKKQNLPKSPQESMIDVTYALSSPESEQDKDKKVQNDDDITLIKVVPSEDKTMKLNTNMDDDIKIEIIKTRPSCGIESVSDNKSDTKVNNYEDLKDHLNTSHTNDSNFDATKVLDWKDGVGTLPGSTLKFCMNEFGIMEVVEEDENNKQGKDGIGDKENVCLTQNSSKSSPLTVNNVNTEKKPDDRKSRTVSADTMYHCEGCGCYGLAAEFESPISCSPTCTEIIEAKKQPSMRKDKDLKDLRAKRKRKRLLQEQQQSKELEDKSEEKGQDKIKSETDEDTKDTITGMDDESQGDSTEAKYPWQTGKLGFSWPKYLEHCKAKAATVKLFKDPFPYSKNHFKVGMKLEGIDPEHPSRYCVLTVIEVVGYRIRLHFDGYPENYDFWVNADSMDIFPVGWSEKNGHRLDPPKGYVANNFNWNAYLKICKATAAPKNIFSNKSSVFPTGFRVGMKLEAVDRKHSSLVCVASIAGLMDSRILVHFDSWDEVYDYWADASSPYIHPVGWCHHNGHSLTPPNNYKDPKSFTWDAYLRETRSMVAPARAFKQRPPCGFKRGMKLEAVDKRVPQLIRVVTVEDVKDHMLKIRFDGWPENHAYWVDDDSPDIHPMGWCLKTGHPLEPPLTPDNLNDRPECGTHGCRGIGHVKGPKYATHNSASGCPYSPQNLHKVRQLSDRLNLKHETCDFEDDVQDKPKTEKTDKIKMEKSEKPEKPLFVEERLLKTEKDFKQEDGEFSDKNDKSENSEKSSKSKHHHSDGQTDDDELSRKRKKRRQISEEALYPLSNSYGDSALTSVPYAANMPDKQLRTELYQSVYSPGYNPLPDAPHIWAKHSNALNRVVARQNTNPRRWSNEEVIKFIQSVPNCKEIGNMFRKHNIDGEAFLMLTQEDLVSLLGLRLGPAIKLYNSIVLLRRRAT; encoded by the exons ATGGATGAAGAAATAGTAGTAGACGATGTAGATGAGAATAGTAGCACAGAAGCTCAGCAATCAGACGATCCAACAACACCCGTCATGCCTTTATTATATATTCAGCAGAGTAAACTGCGTTCTGCACCACCAACAACAACAAATCAAACCCTGGTTTCACAGATTATCAATCCAGTTAATAATCag aTTGTTACTGGACAAAATAAAGTATTTATACAAGGGCCAAGTCAGGTTACTACTTCTCAAAGTAAACAACATATTGTAATTCATCGCCCAATTAATACTGTCAGCACTACAACAACTTCGCAAGGCCAGAAACATATATTACTTAGAAAATCAAATGCATCCACTGCTCAGATTGTGCCCTTAAGTACTTCTCAGGGAAATCAAACTAATGCACAAGCAGGCAAGCATACGTTTGCATATCTTGGGACTCTTATTAAACCAAACAAATCACGTGAATCTGTTGTCATTCCAGCag gaGCTTTGACAACAACACAGATAGCTAAGCCAAAATTAGTGATTGCACCAGTCATATCCCAATTAGCTCAAACATCGACAAGCACTACTACAGGATCTCAAAGTCAACCTTCCAAACACATGGCAAATTTGTTATTACCAGTCAGTATTCCTCAACAAAGTGGGCAGACTAAACCTAGtatgtttaatttaaaaattaataatggcCAAATTAGTACCGAAAGTAAAGGAACTATTACAG TTTTACGGGAGTCGAAAACAACAAATTCTGCCACTCATCCACCACCTTTGCATCCTATTGCAAAAATGAGTTTGTTGAATGCAAATAAAGGAAACAATAATTCTACGGATAGtataaaaattacagaaaatCCAGATTCTGCTGTTATTACTCCTATTCCAAAAAAAGATGACATTGGTATGcctgagaaaaggaaaaaaacaatAAGCAATATATTAAGGGGATCTAATGAGAAGAGATTGAAGAAACAAAATCTTCCCAAATCTCCACAGGAGAGTATGATTGATGTGACCTATGCATTGAGTAGTCCTGAATCGGAACAAGATAAGGACAAGAAAGTTCAGAATGATGATGACATTACTTTAATCAAAGTAGTACCTAGCGAGGACAAAACTATGAAACTTAATACTAACATGGATGAtgatataaaaatagaaattatcaAAACACGTCCGAGTTGTGGTATTGAGTCAGTATCGGACAATAAAAGTGATACTAAAGTTAATAATTATGAAGATTTAAAAGATCATTTAAACACCTCTCATACAAATGACTCCAATTTTGATGCTACAAAAGTGTTAGATTGGAAAGATGGTGTTGGTACTCTTCCTGGAAGTACATTGAAG TTCTGTATGAATGAGTTTGGAATTATGGAAGTAGTAGAAGAGGATGAAAACAACAAACAAGGTAAAGATGGTATTGGCGACAAAGAAAACGTTTGTTTAACTCAGAACTCTTCAAAGTCCAGTCCTTTAACTGTTAATAATGTGAACACTGAAAAGAAAC CTGATGATAGAAAATCTAGGACTGTATCAGCAGATACAATGTATCACTGTGAAGGATGTGGTTGTTATGGGTTAGCTGCAGAATTTGAAAGTCCAATATCGTGTAGTCCAACATGTACAGAAATAatagaagctaagaaacagCCTTCAATGCGAAAGGACAAAGATTTAAA AGACCTACGTGCGAAACGAAAACGTAAAAGATTACTACAAGAACAACAGCAGTCTAAAGAATTGGAAGATAAATCTGAAGAAAAAGGacaagataaaataaaatccgAAACAGATGAAGATACTAAAGATACTATTACAGGAATGGACGATGAAAGTCAAGGAGATTCTACCGAGGCGAAA TATCCTTGGCAGACAGGAAAACTCGGATTTTCGTGGCCGAAGTATCTTGAACATTGCAAGGCAAAGGCTGCAACTGTTAAACTATTCAAGGATCCTTTTCCATATAGTAAAAATCATTTTAAAGTTGGgatgaaattggaaggaatagATCCAGAACATCCATCACGTTACTGTGTTCTAACAGTCATTGAAGTAGTAG GTTATAGAATACGTTTACATTTTGACGGGTACCCAGAAAATTACGATTTCTGGGTAAATGCAGATAGTATGGATATCTTTCCTGTTGGATGGTCAGAGAAGAATGGACATCGATTAGATCCGCCAAAGGGTTACGTAGCCAATAATTTTAATTGGAACGCGTATCTTAAAATTTGTAAAGCTACTGCAGCaccgaaaaatatattttcaaataagagT TCGGTCTTTCCAACTGGTTTCCGTGTAGGAATGAAATTGGAAGCAGTAGATAGGAAACATTCTTCGTTAGTTTGCGTAGCTAGTATAGCAGGCCTAATGGATTCCCGCATATTAGTTCATTTCGATTCTTGGGACGAAGTTTATGATTATTGGGCAGATGCAAGCTCTCCATACATTCATCCAGTAGGATGGTGTCATCACAATGGTCACAGCCTGACACCACCGAACA atTATAAAGATCCTAAATCCTTCACATGGGACGCGTATCTGAGAGAAACTCGTTCTATGGTTGCCCCAGCTAGAGCTTTCAAACAACGGCCACCTTGTGGATTCAAACGTGGAATGAAATTGGAGGCTGTTGATAAACGAGTACCCCAACTTATAAGGGTAGTAACGGTTGAAGATGTAAAAGATCACAT GTTGAAAATACGATTTGATGGGTGGCCAGAGAATCATGCCTATTGGGTTGACGATGATTCTCCAGATATACATCCCATGGGTTGGTGTTTGAAAACGGGCCACCCTTTGGAACCGCCATTAA CTCCCGACAACTTGAACGATAGACCGGAGTGTGGAACACACGGTTGCAGAGGAATAGGACATGTAAAGGGCCCTAAATACGCAACGCACAACTCTGCGTCTGGTTGTCCGTATTCACCTCAGAATCTTCACAAAGTTAGACAATTATCCGATAGGCTTAATCTGAAGCACGAAACTTGTGATTTCGAAGATGATGTACAGGATAAGCCAAAAACAGAAAAGactgataaaataaaaatggagAAATCTGAAAAACCTGAGAAACCGTTGTTTGTGGAAGAACGGTTGTTGAAGACTGAGAAAGATTTTAAACAAGAAGATGGCGAGTTTTCCGATAAAAATGACAAGTCTGAAAATTCAGAGAA ATCGAGTAAGTCGAAACATCATCACAGTGATGGACAGACGGACGATGATGAACTctcgaggaaaagaaagaaaag gcGACAGATTTCCGAAGAAGCTTTGTATCCCCTTTCGAATTCTTACGGTGATTCGGCACTAACTTCTGTACCATACGCTGCAAATATGCCAGATAAACAATTACGCACGGAGCTATACCAATCTGTCTATAGTCCTGGGTACAATCCGTTACCTGATGCACCGCACATATGGGCAAAACACAGTAATGCTCTGAACAGGGTAGTAGCAAGACAAAATACTAATCCTCGACGGTGGTCAAACGAggaagtaattaaatttatacaaagTGTTCCCAATTGTAAAGAAATTGGGAATATGTTTAGGAAACAC AATATCGATGGCGAAGCATTTTTGATGTTAACTCAAGAAGATTTAGTATCACTATTGGGATTACGTCTTGGTCCTGCGATTAAATTGTACAATAGCATAGTACTCCTACGTAGAAGGGCAACGTGA